In the Streptomyces sp. 3214.6 genome, AGTCGGAGTTCCAGCCGATGAGGCTGCCGGAGTCGGTACCGAAGGCGAGGGAGAAGCCGTACAACACCCACAGGATGGTGACGATCCCGATGCTGATGAAGCTCATCATCAGCATGTTCAGTGTGCTCTTGACGCGGACCATGCCTCCGTAGAAGAAGGCGAGGCCCGGGGTCATGATCAGCACCAGGGCGGAACAGATGAGCATGAAGCCTGTGTTCGCGGAGGACAGCTTGGGTGCCTCCGCGGCAAGCGTGATGGCTGCTGCCATCGGCGTCTCCTCGTCGTAGGTACGGCCCCGTGCGGGCGAAGCCAGAGCGGGTTCGTGAGGGGTGGGCCGGTTATGCGCCATGAGATTGACGCAGCGCGGTTTCGGTGGAAGCCCCGGGTTGTTTCGCCGCCGTGACGAAGACGCCGTGTGTGTTACGCATCGATGAACTGCCGGATTCCGCCGGAATCGATCGTTATCGTGGCGCAACCTTCGGAGAAGACAAAGAACCGGCCGCGGTCGGCCTTCCGATGACCTGGCATGGGGGAGCCGAGTCGGGCAGTTCGGGAGGGCCGGCCGCGGCCGGGGTTCTAGGGTTTTACTCGGTGGACCAGCTGGTTCAGACCGCTTCGGCCGTCTCCGGCAGCTCGATGGTGAGCCGCTCGGTCAGGTCCACGACCTCGGTGAGATCCCCGAACTCGCGCACGGCGCTGTCGACGGTCTTTCGAATACGAGTGTTGACGCGCTCGGAGCGCACCTTCTTGGCCTCCTTCATGGCCTGGGTGGCGAGGGTGGCGCTCTGCTCGGGCTCACGCTGCAGCAGATGGACCGTGGCCATGCCGATCAGGTTCAGCACGTAGGACCGCTGGTGGTCGGTGTCCCCGGCGAACTTCTGCACGGCCTTGCTCATCAGGGGCTCGGCCAGCGAGGCGTAGGTGGGGCTGCGGCCGGCGACATAGGCCAGGTCACGGAAAGAGTGGCTGTTCTCGCCGTACAGCTCGGCCTCGGAGAAGAACTGGATCCAGTCGGGGTCGGGCTCGTCCCACTCGTCCGCCTCGGCGAAGGTGTCCTCGGCCATCCGCACCGCCCGCTTGCACCGCCCGGGCTGCCCCATGTTGGCGTAGGCGCGGGCCTCCATCGCATACAGCATGGACTGGGTGCGCGGGCTCGCGCAGTCCCGGCTGCCGTACTGCGCGAGGTGGATCAGCTCCAGCGCGTCCTCGGGCCGGCCGAGGTGGATCATCTGGCGGCTCATGCTGGACAGCACATAACTGCCGAGGGGCCGGTCACCGGCCTCCTTGGCGGCGTGCAGGGCGAGGACGAAGTACTTCTGCGCGGTCGGCTGGAGCCCGACGTCGTAACTCATCCAGCCCGCGAGCTCCGCCAGCTCGGCGGCGACCTTGAAGAGCCTCCTCGCGGTGGCCCCGGGCTGGGGCTCCTGGAGGAGGTCCGTCACCTCGTGCAGCTGTCCTACGACCGCCTTGCGGCGCAGGCCGCCGCCGCACTGCGCGTCCCACTGGCGGAACATCACGGTGGTGGACTCCAGCAGGTCCAGCTCGGGCCGGGAGAGCCGGCCGCGGGCCCGGCTGGTGGGGACCGAGTCGGGTTCCGCCGGCGGGGCGGGCGGCGAGGGGACGAGCCAGCGCTGCATGGGCTCGATGAGGGACGGTCCCGCGCACAGGGCCAGCGAGGTCCCGAGGAAGCCGCGCCGCGCGAGCATCAGGTCGCTGCGCGAGAACTCGCTGAGCTGGGCGACCGTCTGCGGGGCCGTCCACGGCAGGTCGACGCCGGTCGCCGAGGGCGCCTGCCGCGCCGAGCGCAGCCCGAGGTCCTCGACGGAGACGACACAGCCGAACCGCTCCGAGAACAGCTCGGACAGGATCCTGGGGATCGGCTCGCGGGGGTTCTCGCCGTCCAGCCAGCGGCGCACGCGCGAGGTGTCCGTGGAGATGTGGTTGGCGCCCAACTGGCGGGCCCGACGGTTGACTTGACGGGCCAGTTCACCCTTCGACCAGCCGCTGCGCACGAACCACGACGTGAGCAGCTCGTTCGGGCGCTTGTCCGCGCTCGCAGCGTTGTTTCCGCTTCCGCCGTTGCCGCCCACTGGAACGCCCCCACTCCCTGAGACCACTTGTCACTGAGTGCGCCAAGCCTTATCAGAATGCCGGTAAATACGGCCTGCCGTCCGGTACTTGTCACCCTTCGAACGGAGAGCCGACTTGCCTCCGGCATACCCACGAGCGCATGTGCCTCCAGGACCTGCACACTCAAAGTAATCCCACGATCACGCCACCAGCCATGGTGATCCCGGAATCGCCACCATTCGCCACCCCTTCGGATGAACTCCCGGTGGCCTGAACGCGATTCACTTGACACTGAACGGCCTGGAATGAGCGGAGCGAAGCACTCAGGGGCGCATGCGGTCGAGCACACCACCCGTGGCGCTTCAGGGCGCTGCCTGCACAGGGCGGCCACGGGGCAGCGTGAGCACGCACAGTTACGACATGCGTCCATTACGTAACCACTGGCGCGTCGAACCCGTTGGAGGGGGCATGGGCTTCACGATCGGCGGCATTCGCGAGATCCGCTCCGGCGCGCGCAGGCGCGGTCGCTCGTCCGAGTGCACCGCCGTCGCCGAGTTCACGGGGCTGTGGGGCTGGGACGCGGTGCCGGGCGCACGGGCCGCGGCGGGCGTCTGCTCGTGCGGGCGCCCCACGTGCGGCGAGCCCGGCGCGCATCCCCTGGGGTTCGCCCCCCGGGTCCCCGCCGGAGCCACCCTCGACGAGGTGAGCAGGACCTGGGGGGAGTTCCCCGGGGCCGCGGTCATGCTGCCCGTCGGGCGTGCGTTCGACGTGATCGACGTCGCGGAACCCGCCGGCCGCCGCGCCCTGGTCCGCCTGGAGCGCATGGGCCTCCCGCTGGGCCCGGTCACCGCCACCCCCGAGGGCCGCACCCAGTTCTTCGTCGCCCCCGGCGCCGCCGCCGAGCTGACCGACCTCCTCTACCGCATGGGCTGGGACGACCCGGCCGCCCTCGACCTGCGCGGCCTCGGCCCCGGTACGTACATCACGGCCCCGCCCTCCGACCGCGGCGGCCTCGGCCCGGTCCGCTGGCTGCGCCCGCCCGCCCTGGACTCGGCGACCCGCCCCCCGGAGGCCCGCCTGCTGCTCGGGACGCTGGCGTACGTCGCCCATCGGTCACGGGTCTAGCCGCACCGGACCCCGCACAGTCGTACACGACAAAGCGCCCGCTCCCCCTGCACTTCCGTTCTAGTGGTCGTCGCAACACTCCAGTTCTGGGGATGCGATGGCGTTCGAAGCTCGGAGAGACCGTATGCCGCAGGGGCGCAAGAAGCTCCACGCCGAGCGGGAGGAACACTTCCGGCTCGTGCAACAGGGCTACAGCAGTGCAGAGGCGGCCAAGCGTGTGGGTGTGCACGTGCGGACCGCTCGCGGGTGGCGCAACGGCCGCCTGCTCAACAGCGGCAGGATCGAGCCGCCCGTCCGTTCGCAACGACGCAAGACGCTCGGCTGGGAAACCCCAGCCGAGCGTCTGTCTGAACTGCTCGCGGCTTGATCAACTCACCACGGTGTTGCAACGACCCCTACAGCGGATCCCTCCGCCGAAGGCCGGGCCGGCGAGCGGTTCGTTCGGTGCTCCCCGTCCCGGCCGCGAGGCCCCCTCCGTGAACGCCCCGGCGTTAAGAGACCACCGCCCTCAGTACCCACTTTTTTGTGGGTACTTGTCGGTGCAGGGAGGCAGAGCGGAACCTGGTCACACGGCGTCGTGAGGGGCGCCGTATCTGAGTGAGGCGGGAGTGACCATGCGTTAGGAGGCCGACTGTGCCTGGGCGAGCTTCTCCAGGCGGCGGTGGCCCCAATCCGAGACGGGCCCCAGGGCCTCCGAGAGCTCGCGGCCGAACGGGGTGAGGGAGTACACCGTTTTCAGCGGTAGCTCGTCATGCACCACCCGGTGCACCAGTCCGTCAGCCTCCATCTCGCGGAGCGCCTGAGTCAGTACCTTCTCGCTGAGGCCCGGCAGCCGACGCCGCAGCTCCCCGGGGCGCCACGGACCGGATTCCAGCAGCCACAGCAGAACGGTCTTCCACTTGCCGTCGATCACGGCAATCGCGGCCGTCACTCCGCAGACGTTTGTGTCCCTGGCGCGGCTTCGCGTCACGTGAGCCCCTTTCATCACTTTCTTCCGATACTTCTACAGAGGCTGAACAAACATGTCTTCACACCCCCAACAGTCTGCCGTCACCGTGCTGGGTCTCGGGCCGATGGGCCGAGCTTTGGCCGGAGCGTTCCTGGATGCTGGCCTGCGGACGACGGTCTGGAACCGGACACCGGGCAGGAACCGCGATCTGGTCGAGCGAGGCGCAGTCGGAGCCCGATCCGCAGAAGAGGCGGTCGCCGCGAGCGGGCTGACCGTGGCCTGCGTGGTGAACTACGACGCTGTGGACGCCATTCTGCGGCGCGAGGCGGTTACCGACGCGCTCAAGGGCCGCACGGTGGTGAACCTGACCGCCGACACTCCGGCCCGGGCCCGCGACACGGCGGCCTGGGCGTCCGGGCACGGCATCCAATACCTGGACGGCGCCATCATGACACCGACCACGACCATCGGAACGCCTGCCGCGGTCTTCATCCACAGCGGTCCCGAGGAGCTCTACCGCAAGCATCTACCCATCCTTGAGGCGCTGGGCGGCACCCACACCCATCTTGGCGAGGAGATCGGCCGGGCGGCCGCCTACGACATCGCGCTGCTGGATATCTTCTGGACTGCCATGGCGGGCTATGCACACGCCCTGGCGGTGGCCAAGGCTGAGGGTGTCACCGCGCAGGAGCTGGCCCCGTTAGCCAAGGGCATAGGCGCGATCATCCCGCCACTCTTCGAGCAGGCCGCGGAGGGTGTGGACAGCGGCGACTTCTCCGGCGAGGGCAACCCGATCACCTCGGCAGCCTCGTCCATGGCCCACATCGTGCAGACCTCTGAAGGGCATGGCATCGACGCGGGCGTCATGCGCGCGGCAGAGGGCATGGCCCGCCGCGTCATCGGCCTGGGCCACGGCACGGACGGGTTCATCCGCATCGCCGAGGTACTGGGGCGCCGCTGAGGAAGCGGCAGGCGGCCGGGCCCCCGGCCGCGGCTGCAGCGCACCGACCTGACCCGGCACATCCGCAAGGACCTGGACGCGGTCGCCACCGAACTCAACGGCCGCCCACGCAAGACGCTCGGCTGGGAAACCCCAGCCGAGCGTCTGTCTGAACTGCTCGCGGCTTGATCAACTCACCACGGTGTTGCAACGACCCATGGAATTCGCCGCAGCTGGGGGCGGGCGCTTCTCGCCGTCGTGCCAAGGTCGGTAGGGGGTCGGTCAGTCTCCGATAAGGGCGTCAACGAACGCCTCCGGCTCGAACGGCGCCAGGTCGTCCGCGCCCTCGCCGAGTCCGACGAGCTTGACCGGGACGCCGAGCTCGCGCTGGACGGCGACCACGATGCCGCCCTTCGCCGTACCGTCCAGCTTGGTCAGGACGATGCCGGTGATGTCGACGACCTCGGCGAAGACGCGAGCCTGGACGAGGCCGTTCTGCCCGGTGGTGGCGTCGAGGACGAGCAGCACCTCGTCGAGCGGGGCGTGCTTCTCGACGACGCGCTTGACCTTGCCGAGCTCGTCCATGAGCCCGGTCTTGGTGTGCAGCCGTCCGGCGGTGTCGATGAGGACGACGTCGACGCCCATCTCCTTGCCCTCCTTCACCGCGTCGAACGCGACGGAGGCTGGGTCGCCGGCCTCGGGGCCGCGCACGGTGTGGGCGCCGACCCGCTCCCCCCAGGTCTGGAGCTGGTCGGCGGCGGCGGCGCGGAAGGTGTCGGCGGCGCCGAGGACGACGGTCCGCCCGTCGGCGACGAGCACGCGCGCGAGTTTGCCGGTGGTGGTGGTCTTGCCGGTGCCGTTGACCCCGACGACCATCACGATGCCGGGCTTGCGGTCCTCGGGCTCGGTCTTCACGGTGCGGTCGACCTCGGTGCCGACCAGCTTGAGCAGCTCCTCGCGCAGCAGGGCGCGCAGTTCCTCGGGGGTGCGGGTGCCGAGCACCCTGACGCGCTCGCGCAGCCGCTCGACCAGCTCCTGGGTGGGGGTCACGCCGACGTCGGCGGTGAGCAGCGTGTCCTCGATCTCCTCCCAGGTGTCGTCGTCGAGGTGCTCGCGTGAGAGCAGCGTGAGCAGCCCCTTGCCGAGGGCGTTCTGCGAGCGGGAGAGGCGGGCGCGGAGGCGGACCAGCCGCCCCTCGGTGGGCTCCGGGATCTCGAGCTCGGGGACCTCGACGACAGGTGGTTCCTCGACGGCGACGCCGGTCGAGCCGCCGTCGGGAAGATCCACCTCCTCGATGGTGCGGCGCGGTTCGTCGCGCGGCGTCTCGGCCTCGTCGCCGACGTGCGGTTCGGCCGGAGGGGCGGTGAGGTCGGGCGCGGTGGGGGGCGGCGGGGGCAGCGACTTCTTCCGTCGACTGCCGACGACGAGCCCGCCGAGCACCGCGAGCACGACCACGGCGATGACTACAGCAAGGATGACGGTTTCCATAACAGAGCCCAGTATGCGTGACCCCTCCGCGCCTGGGCGGGTGGCGGCACGTCCGAACGGCGGCATGCCCCTGCTCGTCGTGCGGGCGTGCACTGCCTCTGGTTACCTGACGCCTCGTCAGCTACCGTCCCCCTGCACCAGCACCCAATCCGCCCGGCGAAGGGGCCTCCCATGCCCGTCACCGTCGTTCGTTTCAACCTCGTCGCTCCCGGTGCGACCCCCGCCGAGCTCGGCGAGCGTTACCGGGCCGCGCTGGAGATGGCCGCGTATGCCGACGAGCACGGGGTGACCCTCGTGCAGACCGAGGAGCATCACGGCGTCGAGAACAACTGGCTGCCGTCGCCGTTCGCCTTCGCGGGCGCGGTGCTCGGCGCGACCCGGCGGCTGGCGGTGACCGTCTCCGCCGTCATCGGTCCGCTGCACGATCCGCTGCGGCTCGCCGAGGACATCGCCGTGCTCGATCTGCTGAGCGGCGGCCGGCTGGTCACGGTCGCCGGGATCGGCTACCGGCCCGAGGAGTACGCGCGGGCCGGGGTGGACTGGAAGCGGCGGGGCCGGCTTCAGGACGAGCTGCTGGAGACCGTGCTGAAGGCCTGGACCGGCGAGGAGTTCGAGTACCGCGGCCGTACGGTACGGGTCACCCCGCGCCCCGCGTCCGATCCGCACCCCCTCCTTCTGGTCGGCGGCTCGTCGAAGGCCGCCGCCCGGCGGGCCGCCCGGCTCGGGCTGCCGTTCTTCCCGAGCGCGCACCT is a window encoding:
- a CDS encoding bifunctional DNA primase/polymerase gives rise to the protein MGFTIGGIREIRSGARRRGRSSECTAVAEFTGLWGWDAVPGARAAAGVCSCGRPTCGEPGAHPLGFAPRVPAGATLDEVSRTWGEFPGAAVMLPVGRAFDVIDVAEPAGRRALVRLERMGLPLGPVTATPEGRTQFFVAPGAAAELTDLLYRMGWDDPAALDLRGLGPGTYITAPPSDRGGLGPVRWLRPPALDSATRPPEARLLLGTLAYVAHRSRV
- a CDS encoding LLM class flavin-dependent oxidoreductase, whose product is MPVTVVRFNLVAPGATPAELGERYRAALEMAAYADEHGVTLVQTEEHHGVENNWLPSPFAFAGAVLGATRRLAVTVSAVIGPLHDPLRLAEDIAVLDLLSGGRLVTVAGIGYRPEEYARAGVDWKRRGRLQDELLETVLKAWTGEEFEYRGRTVRVTPRPASDPHPLLLVGGSSKAAARRAARLGLPFFPSAHLPELEAYYKERLVEYGTSGWTMMPGAETPLLHIAEDPDRAWAAYGGHFLHEARTYASWQSGEIRSAVKSGAMTVEELRDEGVYRILTPDACVAQDLDNLVLHPLAGGMPVAEGWRSLRLFCEDVLPRLGG
- a CDS encoding winged helix-turn-helix transcriptional regulator yields the protein MTRSRARDTNVCGVTAAIAVIDGKWKTVLLWLLESGPWRPGELRRRLPGLSEKVLTQALREMEADGLVHRVVHDELPLKTVYSLTPFGRELSEALGPVSDWGHRRLEKLAQAQSAS
- the ftsY gene encoding signal recognition particle-docking protein FtsY, with the protein product METVILAVVIAVVVLAVLGGLVVGSRRKKSLPPPPPTAPDLTAPPAEPHVGDEAETPRDEPRRTIEEVDLPDGGSTGVAVEEPPVVEVPELEIPEPTEGRLVRLRARLSRSQNALGKGLLTLLSREHLDDDTWEEIEDTLLTADVGVTPTQELVERLRERVRVLGTRTPEELRALLREELLKLVGTEVDRTVKTEPEDRKPGIVMVVGVNGTGKTTTTGKLARVLVADGRTVVLGAADTFRAAAADQLQTWGERVGAHTVRGPEAGDPASVAFDAVKEGKEMGVDVVLIDTAGRLHTKTGLMDELGKVKRVVEKHAPLDEVLLVLDATTGQNGLVQARVFAEVVDITGIVLTKLDGTAKGGIVVAVQRELGVPVKLVGLGEGADDLAPFEPEAFVDALIGD
- the nsdA gene encoding transcriptional repressor NsdA; protein product: MGGNGGSGNNAASADKRPNELLTSWFVRSGWSKGELARQVNRRARQLGANHISTDTSRVRRWLDGENPREPIPRILSELFSERFGCVVSVEDLGLRSARQAPSATGVDLPWTAPQTVAQLSEFSRSDLMLARRGFLGTSLALCAGPSLIEPMQRWLVPSPPAPPAEPDSVPTSRARGRLSRPELDLLESTTVMFRQWDAQCGGGLRRKAVVGQLHEVTDLLQEPQPGATARRLFKVAAELAELAGWMSYDVGLQPTAQKYFVLALHAAKEAGDRPLGSYVLSSMSRQMIHLGRPEDALELIHLAQYGSRDCASPRTQSMLYAMEARAYANMGQPGRCKRAVRMAEDTFAEADEWDEPDPDWIQFFSEAELYGENSHSFRDLAYVAGRSPTYASLAEPLMSKAVQKFAGDTDHQRSYVLNLIGMATVHLLQREPEQSATLATQAMKEAKKVRSERVNTRIRKTVDSAVREFGDLTEVVDLTERLTIELPETAEAV
- a CDS encoding NAD(P)-dependent oxidoreductase; this encodes MSSHPQQSAVTVLGLGPMGRALAGAFLDAGLRTTVWNRTPGRNRDLVERGAVGARSAEEAVAASGLTVACVVNYDAVDAILRREAVTDALKGRTVVNLTADTPARARDTAAWASGHGIQYLDGAIMTPTTTIGTPAAVFIHSGPEELYRKHLPILEALGGTHTHLGEEIGRAAAYDIALLDIFWTAMAGYAHALAVAKAEGVTAQELAPLAKGIGAIIPPLFEQAAEGVDSGDFSGEGNPITSAASSMAHIVQTSEGHGIDAGVMRAAEGMARRVIGLGHGTDGFIRIAEVLGRR